Part of the uncultured Tolumonas sp. genome is shown below.
CCAAAATGGCGCGTTATCCAACGCTTCCTGCGGATGCGCTTTTTTCCATTCGGCCAAGGCTTGTGTGGCTTGGGTTTTTAACTGATCCCAAGCGGGTTTTTCGACATGTTTGGCAGTGTCAACGCGGAAGCCATCAATGCCATAATCACGCACCCACTGACTCAACCAATGCGTGATGTAATCGCGCGGTGTGTAGCCGGCAATTTCTTTGGCATTCGTATCTTTTTTATAGCGATAAAAGTTGGGTAACCCGCTGGCCTGCTTGGATTCGGTTTTCACATCAGGCAGGAAAGCGAGTGACATGGTCAGGTCGTCATAACCAGGGGCATCATAATCACCAATACCACTGCGCACCCATTTTTTACCCCACCATTTTTCCCATGCGGCGCCATCGCTAAAATTAATGTAGTTATTAAAACTATGCCAGTTCTCCGCTTTGCCGGGTCGCCAGTCACCCCAATGCTGGCCCAGTATTTTCTGTTGCTCGTTTTTGCTCAGATGTAATGCGCCAAAATTGAATTCCTGCATGTCGGCTAATGTCGCATAACCGACATGGTTCATGACGACATCAAACAAAATACGAATGCCGCGTTTGTGTGCTTGTTCGACCAGCGTATGTAACTCTTGCTCGGTGCCCATGTTGGCGTCGAGTTTGGTCCAGTCTAAAGCGTAATAACCATGATAGGCATAATGCGGGAAGTCGCCGTTGCTGCCACCGCCGATCCAACCGTGGATCTGTTCCAGCGGTGAGCTGATCCACAATGCATTGACGCCGAGTTGTTGCAGGTAATCGAGCTTGCTGGTGAGGCCCGCCAGATCGCCGCCGTGGAAGGTTGCGATCTCCTGTTGACCATCGCTTTGGCGGCCATAACTGTGGTCATTCGCAGGGTTACCATTGGCGAAACGATCGGTCAGCGCAAAATAGACAGTGGCGTTGTGCCAGTTGAACGGGGCTTGCGCCGCAGTGTCCGCTGCTTCCAATAACAATAAACCTCCGCTCTCGGGGGCCGGTTGTAAGGTCACTTTACCTTGTGCGACGACTGCTGTCTGGCCGCTGTAATAATCCCGCACACTGTCGCCGTCTTTAAAGCTGTGGCTGACATCAATGGTGACTGGCTGGTTGTGCCAGATCGGGCAAGTTTTGGGCTGTGCCGCCGTTTGCGTAACAGGTGCGCTTTTCATACTCAGCAACAAGGTTGGCGTGCCACTGCGGGTATCGATGGTGATCTGGTAATCACCATCTTTATACAGACGCCAGTTTATCGCGGGTTGTGAACCACAAGGCTGCAGCGACAGCATTTGATTAAGTTTGGCGGCAGCGGTGGGTTGCCAGCATTGTCCGTCGTGTTGTAACTGCAGCGGGTAATTGCCTTTATTCAACGTGGTGGCACTGTGGAACAGGCCGCTGGGTTGTTCGGTAAAGTTTGGAAACGGAGTCAGCGTCCACTGCGCAAACGCAGCGGGCGATAGCAGTAACAGCAGAGGCAGCGAGAGGCGGGTCATGAGCATTCCTTTGATTAAATAGAATGAGGGTTAAGTAAATGAGTTTGGGGCGAGGATAGTTTGCCTGTCGTGTCTCAATCGGCCTCATCCCTGCCAATTTATTTACAGGAGGAGGGAACAGGAGGAGAACGAAGGGAATAGAAAAGAAATAAATGGCGTGCCAGATCGGCTTGCCAGGTTTGGCCCATAACTTTGAACCACTTCACAAAGCTGACATTACCTTGTCCATTTCCATACAAAACGTCCGTGTTTGTATCGATCGTTTCTGCGACATAAATCACTATTTTGAAAATAATCGTTATATTTCAATGTGTTGCTATGTTTGGCCTGATTGGTATGTGACGTGCATTTATATATACGTCAACGTCATTCAGAGGAGAAACGACATGGCCTTACGTCAATGTGCAATCTACGGGAAAGGTGGTATCGGTAAATCGACTACTACTCAGAACCTGGTTTCTGCATTAGCAGAAATGGGTAAAAAAGTGATGATCATCGGTTGTGACCCGAAAGCGGATTCTACTCGTTTGATCCTGCACGCAAAAGCCCAGAATACCATCATGGAAATGGCAGCAGAAGTTGGTTCTGTTGAAGATCTGGAATTAGAAGACGTATTACAGATCGGTTACGGCGGAGTTCGCTGTGCTGAGTCTGGTGGCCCAGAGCCAGGAGTTGGTTGTGCTGGTCGTGGTGTTATCACTGCTATCAACTTCCTGGAAGAAGAAGGCGCCTACGAAGAAGATTTAGACTTCGTATTCTACGACGTACTGGGTGACGTTGTATGTGGTGGTTTCGCGATGCCAATTCGTGAAAACAAAGCACAAGAAATCTACATCGTTTGCTCTGGCGAAATGATGGCGATGTATGCCGCGAACAACATCTCTAAAGGTATCGTGAAATACGCGAAATCTGGTTCTGTTCGTCTGGGTGGTCTGATCTGTAACTCTCGTCAAACTGACCGTGAAGATGAATTGATCATCGCACTGGCGGAAAAACTGGGTACTCAGATGATCCACTTCGTACCACGTGACAACATCGTTCAACGCGCTGAAATCCGTCGTATGACTGTTATCGAATATGACCCAACTTGTAAGCAAGCGAACGAATACCGCACGCTGGCTCGTAAAGTAGTCGACAACAAACTGTTGGTTGTTCCAACGCCTGTGACCATGGATGAGCTGGAAGAGCTGTTGATGGAATTCGGCATCATGGATGTTGAAGACGAATCGATCATCGGTAAGACCGCAGCAGAAGAAGCTGCTACAGCCTAAGGTCTCTACCCGGCGGCTGGCAGGGATGCTGCCAGCCCGGATTGTCCGCCCATTCAAGGAATTACTGCTATGACTAACAGAACTCGTGAAGAGAATCTGGCGTTAATTCAGGAAGTGCTCGAAGCCTATCCAGAAAAAGCGCGCAAGGATCGTTCCAAACACTTAACCGTGAACGACCCAACGCTGGAAAAAGCCAGCAAATGTATTACTTCTAACCGTAAGTCTCTGCCGGGCGTTATGACCATCCGTGGTTGTGCTTACGCCGGTTCTAAAGGGGTAGTATTCGGCCCAATCAAAGACATGATCCATTTGTCACATGGTCCTGTTGGTTGTGGTCAGTATTCCCGCGCTGGTCGTCGTAACTATTACACTGGTATGACTGGTGTGAACAGCTTCGGCACCATGAACTTTACTTCTGATTTCCAGGAAAAAGACATCGTATTCGGTGGCGATAAAAAGCTGGCGAAAATCATCGATGAAATGGAAATGCTGTTCCCACTGGCGAAAGGCATCACAGTTCAGTCTGAATGTCCGGTTGGTCTGATCGGTGATGACATCGAATCAGTAGCCCGTCAGGCGAAAGCGAAAACTGGTAAAACGGTTGTTCCTGTACGTTGTGAAGGTTTCCGCGGCGTGTCTCAGTCTCTTGGTCACCACATTGCGAATGACGTAGTTCGTGACTGGATATTGGGTAACCGTGATGAGCAAGAATTTGCTGGCACACCTTACGACGTGGCAATTATCGGTGACTATAACATCGGTGGTGATGCTTGGTCTTCACGCATCCTGTTAGAAGAAATCGGTCTGCGTGTGGTCGCTCAGTGGTCTGGTGACGGCACCCTGGCTGAAATGGAAAACACACCAAAAGTGAAATTGAACCTAGTGCACTGCTACCGTTCAATGAACTACATCTCTCGCCATATGGAAGAGAAGTACAACATCCCTTGGATGGAATACAACTTCTTTGGCCCGACCAAAATCGCGGAATCACTGCGCAAGATCGCTGCTCAGTTTGACGAAACTATCCAGAAAAAAGCGGAAGAAGTTATCGCCAAATACGAAGCACAAACTGCGGCAGTTATCGCTAAGTACAAACCACGTCTGCAAGGCAAAAAAGTCATGCTGTACGTCGGTGGCTTGCGTCCACGTCACGTGATCGGTGCTTATGAAGATCTGGGTATGGAAATCGTCGGTGCCGGTTATGAATTCGCGCATAACGATGACTACGACCGTACGCTGAAAGAGTTACCTGAAGCAACGCTGTTGTTTGACGACGTGACTGGTTATGAATTTGAAGAGTTCGTGAAGGCAGTGAAACCTGACCTGATCGGTTCTGGTATCAAAGAAAAATTCATCTTCCAGAAAATGGGCATCCCATTCCGTCAGATGCACTCTTGGGATTACTCAGGCCCTTACCACGGCTTCGACGGCTTCGCCATCTTCGCCCGTGATATGGATATGACCCTGAACAATCCGTGCTGGTCAAAACAGACTGCGCCATGGAAGAAAAGCGCGTAATGGCCCCGGTATTTGATTCCATTACCCCGTTAGTTCACAGATGAGTGGCGCGGGAAGGAGAGTTGTATGAGTCAGAATGTAGAGAACATCAAATCCTGTTATCCACTGTTTGAACAGGACGAATATCAGAATCTGTTCGCTGATAAACATGCGAACTATGAAGAAGCGCATGACGAAGCAAAAGTTCGTGAAGTATTCGAGTGGACGACCACTCAGGAATACAAAGATCTGAACTTCAGCCGTGAAGCATTGACCATTGACCCAGCAAAAGCTTGCCAACCTTTGGGCGCGGTGCTGTGTTCACTGGGCTTTGAGAAAACACTGCCTTATGTGCATGGTTCTCAAGGTTGTGTGGCTTACTTCCGTACTTACTTCAACCGTCATTTCCGTGAGCCAGTAGCTTGTGTATCTGACTCAATGACTGAAGATGCGGCGGTATTCGGTGGCCACGCCAACATGAACGACGGTCTGCAGAATGCGTTAGCACTCTACAAACCAGAAATGATCGCGGTTTCTACCACCTGTATGGCGGAAGTTATCGGTGACGACTTACAAGCTTTCACCAACAACGCCAAGAAAGATGGTTTTGTACCGAAAGATTTCCCAGTGCCTTATGCACATACGCCAAGTTTCGTGGGCAGCCACATTACTGGTTGGGACAACATGTTTGAAGGTTTTGCAAATACCTTCACTGCGAAAGATGTTGAATACAAACCAGGTAGCAACGGCAAACTGAACATCGTTACCGGCTTTGAAACTTATCTGGGTAACTACCGTGTTATCAAACGCATGCTGACCGAAATGGGTGTGCCATTCTCTATGCTGTCTGACCCGTCAGAAGTATTAGACACCCCATCTGATGGCCAATACCGCATGTATGCCGGTGGCACGACTCAGGCTGAAATGAAAGATGC
Proteins encoded:
- the nifK gene encoding nitrogenase molybdenum-iron protein subunit beta — encoded protein: MSQNVENIKSCYPLFEQDEYQNLFADKHANYEEAHDEAKVREVFEWTTTQEYKDLNFSREALTIDPAKACQPLGAVLCSLGFEKTLPYVHGSQGCVAYFRTYFNRHFREPVACVSDSMTEDAAVFGGHANMNDGLQNALALYKPEMIAVSTTCMAEVIGDDLQAFTNNAKKDGFVPKDFPVPYAHTPSFVGSHITGWDNMFEGFANTFTAKDVEYKPGSNGKLNIVTGFETYLGNYRVIKRMLTEMGVPFSMLSDPSEVLDTPSDGQYRMYAGGTTQAEMKDAPNAIDTLMLQPWHLVKTKKVVKETWGQPGTELNIPMGLEWTDDFLMKVSALTGKAIPASLELERGRLVDMITDSHTWLHGKKFGVYGDPDFVEGLVKFLLELGCEPSVILCNNGSKKWKKSIEKMLADSPYGQGSEVYVGNDLWHFRSLMFTNKPDFMIGNSYGKFIQRDTLAKGKAFEVPLIRLGFPIFDRHHLHRMTTLGYEGAMYMLTTLVNAVMEKIDSDTMELGKTDYNFDLVR
- the nifH gene encoding nitrogenase iron protein — encoded protein: MALRQCAIYGKGGIGKSTTTQNLVSALAEMGKKVMIIGCDPKADSTRLILHAKAQNTIMEMAAEVGSVEDLELEDVLQIGYGGVRCAESGGPEPGVGCAGRGVITAINFLEEEGAYEEDLDFVFYDVLGDVVCGGFAMPIRENKAQEIYIVCSGEMMAMYAANNISKGIVKYAKSGSVRLGGLICNSRQTDREDELIIALAEKLGTQMIHFVPRDNIVQRAEIRRMTVIEYDPTCKQANEYRTLARKVVDNKLLVVPTPVTMDELEELLMEFGIMDVEDESIIGKTAAEEAATA
- the nifD gene encoding nitrogenase molybdenum-iron protein alpha chain; its protein translation is MTNRTREENLALIQEVLEAYPEKARKDRSKHLTVNDPTLEKASKCITSNRKSLPGVMTIRGCAYAGSKGVVFGPIKDMIHLSHGPVGCGQYSRAGRRNYYTGMTGVNSFGTMNFTSDFQEKDIVFGGDKKLAKIIDEMEMLFPLAKGITVQSECPVGLIGDDIESVARQAKAKTGKTVVPVRCEGFRGVSQSLGHHIANDVVRDWILGNRDEQEFAGTPYDVAIIGDYNIGGDAWSSRILLEEIGLRVVAQWSGDGTLAEMENTPKVKLNLVHCYRSMNYISRHMEEKYNIPWMEYNFFGPTKIAESLRKIAAQFDETIQKKAEEVIAKYEAQTAAVIAKYKPRLQGKKVMLYVGGLRPRHVIGAYEDLGMEIVGAGYEFAHNDDYDRTLKELPEATLLFDDVTGYEFEEFVKAVKPDLIGSGIKEKFIFQKMGIPFRQMHSWDYSGPYHGFDGFAIFARDMDMTLNNPCWSKQTAPWKKSA
- a CDS encoding alpha-amylase, producing MTRLSLPLLLLLSPAAFAQWTLTPFPNFTEQPSGLFHSATTLNKGNYPLQLQHDGQCWQPTAAAKLNQMLSLQPCGSQPAINWRLYKDGDYQITIDTRSGTPTLLLSMKSAPVTQTAAQPKTCPIWHNQPVTIDVSHSFKDGDSVRDYYSGQTAVVAQGKVTLQPAPESGGLLLLEAADTAAQAPFNWHNATVYFALTDRFANGNPANDHSYGRQSDGQQEIATFHGGDLAGLTSKLDYLQQLGVNALWISSPLEQIHGWIGGGSNGDFPHYAYHGYYALDWTKLDANMGTEQELHTLVEQAHKRGIRILFDVVMNHVGYATLADMQEFNFGALHLSKNEQQKILGQHWGDWRPGKAENWHSFNNYINFSDGAAWEKWWGKKWVRSGIGDYDAPGYDDLTMSLAFLPDVKTESKQASGLPNFYRYKKDTNAKEIAGYTPRDYITHWLSQWVRDYGIDGFRVDTAKHVEKPAWDQLKTQATQALAEWKKAHPQEALDNAPFWMTGESWGHGVMKSDYFQHGFDSMINFDFQDQAKQALACYANIDDTYRQMAEKLQDINVLSYLSSHDTRLFFHDDAKGSVEKQKLAADLLLLAPGAVQIYYGDESGRQFGATSSDPIQGTRSDMNWNDLNGDKAALLTHWQKISQFRARHSAVGRGQQTTLSSNGYYAFSRQDQQDKVMVVWAGNHQ